A single window of Electrophorus electricus isolate fEleEle1 chromosome 16, fEleEle1.pri, whole genome shotgun sequence DNA harbors:
- the rln3b gene encoding relaxin-3b: MYKEAMLSLGLLVALASGAQASEGHPIYGVKLCGREFIRAIIFTCGGSRWRRSVGVAGDLAGDILFTPDDEVSDVWVSNPVFGLSYNDRTNAAPLWASEAMESPAFSRPARSLISDEVLEALRTSDRKGRDVVVGLSNACCKWGCSKTEISSLC, encoded by the exons ATGTATAAGGAGGCAATGCTGAGCCTTGGCCTGCTGGTGGCGCTGGCGAGTGGTGCACAGGCCAGTGAGGGCCACCCGATCTATGGCGTCAAGCTCTGCGGGAGGGAGTTCATCCGTGCCATCATCTTCACCTGCGGAGGATCGCGCTGGAGGAGGTCTGTGGGTGTGGCAG GGGATCTGGCCGGTGATATCCTCTTTACTCCTGATGACGAGGTCTCCGACGTCTGGGTCTCCAACCCTGTCTTTGGGCTTTCCTACAACGATCGCACCAACGCAGCTCCCCTCTGGGCCAGCGAGGCCATGGAGAGCCCCGCGTTCAGCCGGCCGGCACGCTCGCTCATCTCGGACGAGGTGCTAGAGGCCCTGCGCACGTCGGACCGCAAGGGCCGGGACGTGGTGGTGGGCTTGTCTAACGCCTGCTGCAAGTGGGGCTGTAGCAAGACTGAGATCAGCTCCCTCTGCTGA
- the LOC113591343 gene encoding Na(+)/H(+) exchange regulatory cofactor NHE-RF2, whose translation MAYRLERELIRRGLRPRLCYLTKGPRGYGFHLHGERNRGAQFIRKIEPGSPADLAGLRSGDRVVEVNGENVEHAPHYQVVQKIMAVDHRTRLLVVDRATDDLLHFHGLPCTEDLAVEMGCLSPRASSLASSPVTSCSSSPHMSSSPFSPWDSVTLPFFRDSGNKPRRPSVTAEMDSLYTVVNSNKSPAIFPRGGRNSLMSLPDHDLPPPLSDRQPECQADLSGPHPGVQIPAGPAEDAQSTEATRAEVAPDLRPRLCCIAMGKHGYGFNLHSDKRRAGHFVRLVDPGSPAERAGLQTGDRVVEVNSRSIEGMRHSQVVAIIRGGGNQTQLLVVDPETDALFKRLGIMPTAAHLTEDCVDGPLMENSVSNYPVLQDSSASPSPMPDPSPVSLPTLNVTLTDRPITNGSLKHQSRRSSFSNSILSEMSMEMFSSGYNKRHSAPAGRDEVKAQRVADPAWEYGLYLSPTAAEARQKARAKRGNKRAPPMDWSKKHEIFSNF comes from the exons ATGGCTTACCGTTTGGAGCGAGAGCTGATCAGAAGAGGCCTGCGGCCACGGCTTTGCTATTTGACTAAGGGACCGCGTGGATATGGGTTTCACCTGCACGGCGAACGGAACCGAGGCGCGCAATTCATTCGCAAAATTGAGCCCGGCTCGCCAGCCGATCTGGCCGGGCTCCGATCTGGCGACCGGGTGGTGGAAGTCAACGGAGAGAACGTGGAGCACGCTCCTCATTACCAG gtggttCAGAAGATAATGGCAGTGGATCACAGGACCAGGCTCCTGGTGGTGGACCGCGCCACCGACGACCTCCTGCACTTCCACGGCCTCCCCTGCACCGAGGACCTGGCCGTGGAGATGGGCTGCCTGTCCCCCCGAGCGTCCTCACTGGCCTCGTCCCCTGTCACGTCCTGCTCCTCGTCCCCCCATATGTCCTCCTCGCCCTTCTCGCCATGGGACTCCGTCACCCTGCCCTTCTTCAGGGACAGCGGGAACAAGCCCAGGAGGCCCAGCGTCACTGCAGAGATGGACAGCCTGTATACCGTTGTCAACAGCAATAAG AGTCCAGCCATATTTCCTAGGGGGGGGAGGAACTCCCTGATGTCCCTCCCGGACCACGACTTGCCCCCTCCCCTGTCAGACCGCCAGCCCGAATGCCAGGCGGACCTGAGCGGACCACACCCCGGCGTACAGATACCCGCCGGCCCTGCGGAGGATGCCCAGAGCACG GAGGCGACGAGGGCTGAGGTGGCGCCGGACTTGCGTCCACGCCTCTGTTGCATAGCGATGGGCAAGCACGGATACGGGTTCAACCTGCACAGCGACAAGAGGCGCGCTGGGCACTTTGTGCGCTTGGTGGACCCCGGTTCACCCGCAGAGAGAGCGGGCCTGCAAACTGGGGACAGGGTTGTCGAG GTGAACAGCCGAAGCATCGAGGGCATGCGACACTCGCAGGTGGTGGCGATCATAAGGGGAGGGGGAAACCAGACGCAGCTGCTGGTGGTCGACCCGGAAACGGATGCACTCTTCAAGAGACTCGGCATCATGCCCACTGCTGCGCATCTTACAG AGGACTGTGTGGATGGACCACTTATGGAGAATTCAGTCTCTAACTATCCAGTTCTGCAAGACAGTTCTGCGTCTCCCTCACCAATGCCTGATCCTTCCCCAGTCTCCCTGCCAACCTTAAACGTCACACTGACAGATCGACCAATCACAAACGGCTCTCTGAAGCACCAGAGCCGTAGAAGCTCCTTCTCTAATTCCATCTTATCAGAGATGAGCATGGAG ATGTTCAGTTCGGGCTACAACAAGCGCCACAGTGCCCCCGCTGGCAGGGATGAGGTAAAAGCACAGCGAGTCGCAGACCCAGCGTGGGAGTACGGTCTGTACCTCAGCCCGACGGCAGCCGAGGCCAGGCAAAAGGCCAGGGCAAAGAGGGGGAACAAGAGAGCACCCCCTATGGACTGGAGCAAGAAGCACGAGATCTTCAGTAACTTCTGA
- the LOC113591346 gene encoding transportin-2 → MEWQPDEQSLQQVLLLLKDSQSPDTATQRAVQEKLEQLNQYPDFNNYLIFVLTSLKSEDEPTRSLSGLILKNNVKAHYQNFPPAVADFIKQECLNNIGDPSPLIRATIGILITTIASKGELQTWPELLPQLCNLLNSEDYNTCEGSFGALQKICEDSSELLDSDALNRPLNIMIPKFLQFFKHCSPKIRSHAIACVNQFIIGRAQALMDNIDTFIEALFALAGDEDSEVRKNVCRALVMLLEVRIDRLIPHMHSIIQYMLQRTQDLDENVALEACEFWLTLAEQPICKEALSGHLVQLIPILVNGMKYSEIDIILLKGDVEEDDNVPDSEQDIKPRFHKSRTVTLQHEGGQGEEGEDMDEDEDDDDDALSDWNLRKCSAAALDVLANVFRDDLLPHLLPLLKGLLFHPDWVIKESGILVLGAIAEGCMQGMVPYLPELVPHLIQCLCDKKALVRSIACWTLSRYAHWVVSQPPDAHLKPLMTELLKRILDGNKRVQEAACSAFATLEEEACTELVPYLSFILDTLVFAFGKYQHKNLLILYDAIGTLADSVGHHLNQPEYIQKLMPPLIQKWNELKDEDKDLFPLLECLSSVATALQSGFLPYCEPVYQRCVTLVQKTLAQAMMYSQQPDQYEAPDKDFMIVALDLLSGLAEGLGVHVDQLVARSNIMTLLFQCMQDTMPEVRQSSFALLGDLTKACFPHVKPCIAEFMPILGTNLNPEFISVCNNATWAIGEICMQMGVEMQPYVALVLPHLVEIINRPNTPKTLLENTAITIGRLGYVCPQEVAPMLQQFIRPWCTSLRNIRDNEEKDSAFRGICVMIGVNPGGVVQDFIFFCDAVASWVNPKDDLRDMFYKILHGFKDQVGEENWQQFSEQFPPILKDRLSACYGV, encoded by the exons ATGGAGTGGCAGCCCGACGAGCAGAGTCTTCAGcaggtgctgctgctgttgaagGATTCGCAGTCTCCGGACACGGCCACGCAAAGAGCCGTGCAAGAG AAACTGGAGCAACTCAATCAGTATCCTGACTTCAACAATTACCTGATCTTTGTTCTCACAAGTCTCAAGTCTGAAG ATGAGCCCACCCGCTCTCTCAGTGGTCTGATTTTGAAGAACAACGTGAAGGCCCACTATCAGAACTTCCCACCAGCCGTGGCCGACTTCATCAAGCAGGAGTGTCTGAACAACATTGGGGACCCCTCACCCCTTATCCGTGCCACCATTg gtATTCTGATCACCACTATAGCATCTAAAGGGGAGTTACAGACATGGCCTGAGCTACTACCTCAGCTCTGCAACCTGCTGAACTCTGAGGACTACAACACCTGTGAG gggtCATTTGGCGCTTTGCAGAAGATCTGCGAGGACTCGTCAGAACTGTTGGACAGCGACGCCCTCAATCGACCCCTCAACATCATGATCCCCAAGTTCCTGCAGTTCTTTAAGCACTGCAGCCCCAAGATCAG GTCTCATGCTATAGCATGTGTCAATCAGTTCATCATAGGTCGTGCTCAGGCTCTCATGGACAACATTGACACCTTCATAGAG gctTTGTTTGCTTTGGCGGGCGATGAAGACTCTGAGGTGAGGAAGAACGTGTGCAGGGCGCTGGTGATGCTCCTGGAGGTCCGCATAGACCGCCTCattccacacatgcacagcattatccag TACATGCTGCAGCGCACGCAGGACCTGGATGAGAATGTGGCTCTGGAAGCGTGCGAGTTCTGGCTCACGCTGGCGGAGCAGCCCATCTGTAAAGAAGCTCTGTCAGGACACCTGGTCCA GCTTATACCCATCCTGGTGAATGGGATGAAGTATTCTGAGATTGACATCATTCTGCTGAAG GGCGACGTGGAGGAGGACGACAACGTCCCGGACAGCGAGCAGGACATTAAGCCGCGCTTCCACAAGTCCCGCACCGTCACCCTGCAGCACGAGGGTGGCCAGGGCGAGGAAGGCGAGGACATggacgaggacgaggacgacgacgacgacgcgCTGTCCGACTGGAACCTGC ggaagtGCTCTGCGGCGGCGCTGGACGTCCTGGCTAACGTGTTCCGTGACGACCTGCTGCCCCACCTGCTTCCTCTGCTGAAGGGGCTTCTGTTCCACCCCGACTGGGTCATCAAGGAGTCGGGCATCCTGGTGCTGGGGGCTAttgctgagg gctGCATGCAGGGCATGGTGCCTTACCTGCCGGAGCTGGTTCCCCACCTcatccagtgtctgtgtgacaagAAAGCCCTGGTGCGCTCCATCGCCTGCTGGACGCTGAGCCGCTACGCCCACTGGGTGGTGAGCCAGCCGCCGGACGCCCACCTCAAACCCCTTATGACGGAGTTGCTCAAACGCATCCTGGACGGCAACAAGAGGGTACAGGAGGCcgcctgcag TGCGTTCGCCACTCTGGAGGAGGAGGCGTGTACCGAGCTTGTTCCTTACCTCAGCTTCATCCTGGACACGCTGGTGTTCGCCTTCGGAAAGTACCAGCACAAGAACCTGCTCATCCTCTACGACGCCATCGGCACGCTGGCCGACTCCGTGGGCCACCATCTCAACCAACCG GAATACATCCAGAAGCTGATGCCCCCCCTGATCCAGAAATGGAACGAGCTGAAGGATGAGGACAAAGACCTGTTCCCCCTGCTGGAG TGTTTGTCATCTGTTGCCACGGCTCTGCAGAGTGGCTTCTTGCCCTACTGTGAGCCAGTGTATCAACGCTGCGTCACACTGGTGCAGAAAACCCTCGCTCAGGCCATG ATGTACAGCCAGCAGCCAGACCAGTACGAGGCCCCTGACAAGGACTTCATGATCGTGGCGCTGGATCTGCTCAGTGGGCTGGCTGAGGGTCTGGGGGTTCACGTGGACCAACTGGTGGCACGCAGCAACATCATGACACTCCTCTTCCAGTGCATGCAG gacACGATGCCAGAGGTGAGACAGAGCTCCTTTGCTCTGCTGGGAGACCTGACCAAGGCCTGTTTCCCGCACGTCAAACCCTGCATTG cggaGTTTATGCCAATCTTGGGGACGAACCTCAATCCTGagtttatctctgtgtgtaacAATGCAACGTGGGCCATCGGAGAGATCTGCATGCAGATGG gagtgGAGATGCAGCCCTATGTGGCTCTGGTTCTTCCTCACCTGGTGGAGATCATTAATAGACCAAACACTCCCAAAACCCTGCTGGAGAACACTG CTATCACGATTGGTCGGCTGGGCTACGTGTGTCCACAGGAAGTGGCTCCTATGCTGCAGCAGTTTATCCGGCCCTG gtgcacatCGTTACGCAACATCCGAGATAACGAGGAGAAAGACTCTGCCTTCAGAGGCATCTGTGTGATGATTGGTGTAAATCCTGGAGGTGTGGTCCAG GACTTCATCTTCTTCTGTGATGCGGTGGCCTCCTGGGTCAACCCTAAAGATGACCTGAGAGACATGTTCTACAAG ATCCTACACGGTTTCAAAGACCAGGTAGGGGAGGAGAATTGGCAGCAGTTCTCAGAGCAGTTCCCGCCCATCCTAAAGGACCGCCTCTCTGCATGCTATGGGGtgtag